A section of the Pseudomonas flavescens genome encodes:
- the hexR gene encoding transcriptional regulator HexR: MNLLQHIAQSRHLLRKSELKVADHVLLDPAAVMHSSMAELAHSVGISEPTIVRFCRAIGCSGFQDLKLKLAQSLAAGASFGQFAIHEDDSVADFSMKIFDTTLHTLIEVREKLDPVALEKAIGLCSQAQRIEFYGFGASGAVAADAQHKFFRLLLNAAAYSDPHMQAMSAITLKPSDVAVCISQSGRSKDLLTTANVVREAGASLIALCPGQTPLADLATVNLAIDVQEDTEIYTPLASRIAHLVVIDVLAMGVAMARGPSLVNHLKSVKRSLRSLRLSAKSIKNHEEGA, translated from the coding sequence GTGAATTTGTTGCAGCACATTGCCCAGTCACGCCACCTCCTGCGCAAGTCGGAACTCAAGGTGGCCGATCATGTGCTACTCGATCCTGCGGCGGTGATGCACAGTTCCATGGCGGAGCTGGCGCATTCCGTGGGCATCAGCGAACCAACCATCGTGCGCTTCTGCCGCGCCATCGGCTGCAGCGGTTTTCAGGATCTCAAGCTCAAGCTGGCGCAGAGCCTGGCGGCTGGTGCGAGTTTCGGTCAGTTCGCCATCCATGAAGACGATTCGGTCGCCGACTTCAGCATGAAGATCTTCGACACCACGCTGCATACCCTGATCGAGGTGCGCGAGAAGCTCGATCCGGTGGCACTGGAGAAGGCCATCGGGCTGTGCTCCCAGGCGCAGCGCATCGAGTTCTACGGTTTTGGCGCGTCCGGTGCCGTGGCGGCCGATGCCCAGCATAAGTTCTTCCGCCTGTTGCTCAATGCGGCGGCGTACTCCGACCCGCATATGCAGGCGATGTCGGCGATTACCCTCAAGCCGTCGGATGTCGCGGTGTGCATCTCCCAGTCCGGGCGCTCCAAGGATCTGCTGACCACTGCCAACGTGGTGCGTGAAGCCGGTGCCTCGCTGATCGCCCTGTGCCCGGGGCAGACGCCGCTGGCTGATCTGGCTACCGTGAACCTGGCCATCGATGTGCAGGAAGACACCGAGATCTACACGCCGCTGGCCTCGCGCATCGCCCATCTGGTGGTGATCGACGTGCTCGCCATGGGCGTGGCCATGGCCCGCGGTCCGAGCCTGGTCAACCACCTCAAGAGCGTCAAGCGCAGCCTGCGCAGTCTGCGGCTGTCGGCGAAGTCGATAAAGAATCACGAAGAAGGCGCCTGA
- a CDS encoding patatin-like phospholipase family protein — MRRRLLVLLLLFFPLFAVAQSAQPKVGLVLSGGAARGLAHIGVLKALEEQGVQIDAIAGTSMGAVIGGLYASGYSIAELEDVALNMDWRQVLSDDPPRTDMPFRRKQDDRDFLIKQRLSFRDDGSLGLPLGVIQGQNLALLLERLLVRSSDVRDFDRLPIPFRAVATDIANDQKVVFRSGHLPQVIRASMSIPAVFAPVELDGRLLVDGGMVDNIPVDVARDMGVDRVIVVDIGTPLKPRKELLTVVDVLNQSITMMTRRNSEEQLATLQATDVLVQPNMAPFGVTDFGRGEELIEAGYQAAKALQPRLTPLVRRSGGNPALTLARSAERRTPVINAIQVDNDSKVGDEVIRNYIRQPLGEPLDMAGLQRDMGTLYGLDYFERVQYRVVSHEGENTLVIDAREKRTGTDYLRLGLNLSDDFNGDSVFNLGASFRKNGINRLGAEWLTRVQLGDRQELYSEFYQPLDVGSRWFVAPNLYAEAWNVDAVLDNDPIAEYRVQRYGYGLNVGRQIANNGEIRFGIGQAWGEAEVRIGERDQPEFSFTEGYYEMQYSFDTLDNVDFPHDGEEIGLHLRQYDASLGADDRYRQWELKLDKAFSQGPHSLLLGGRYGRTLDDAEVVTSSFQLGGAQQLSGFRQDALAGQNISLARAVYYRRMTPRSFLPLDFPIYLGASLERGRVWNNDNAFDSGYINAASVFLGYETPLGPLNFSYGLNDQNEKALYLNLGSSF, encoded by the coding sequence ATGCGTCGTCGTCTGCTCGTTCTGCTGCTCCTGTTCTTCCCGCTGTTCGCCGTCGCGCAAAGTGCGCAGCCCAAGGTCGGCCTGGTGCTGTCCGGTGGTGCCGCGCGCGGGCTGGCCCATATCGGTGTGCTCAAGGCGCTGGAAGAGCAGGGCGTGCAGATCGATGCCATCGCCGGCACCAGCATGGGCGCGGTGATCGGTGGGTTGTACGCGTCGGGCTACAGCATCGCCGAGCTGGAAGACGTGGCGCTGAACATGGATTGGCGGCAGGTGCTGTCCGACGATCCGCCGCGCACCGATATGCCCTTCCGCCGCAAGCAGGACGACCGCGACTTTCTCATCAAGCAGCGTCTCAGCTTCCGTGACGACGGCAGCCTGGGCCTGCCGCTGGGCGTCATCCAGGGCCAGAACCTGGCGCTGCTGCTCGAGCGCCTGCTGGTGCGCAGCAGCGACGTGCGCGACTTTGATCGCCTGCCCATTCCCTTTCGTGCCGTGGCCACCGACATCGCCAACGACCAGAAGGTGGTCTTTCGCAGCGGTCACCTGCCCCAGGTGATCCGCGCCAGCATGTCGATCCCGGCGGTCTTCGCGCCGGTCGAGCTGGACGGTCGCCTGCTGGTCGACGGCGGCATGGTCGACAACATTCCCGTGGACGTGGCCCGCGACATGGGCGTGGATCGGGTCATCGTGGTGGACATCGGCACCCCGCTGAAGCCGCGTAAAGAGCTGCTCACCGTGGTCGACGTGCTCAACCAGTCGATCACCATGATGACCCGGCGCAATTCCGAAGAGCAGTTGGCGACGCTGCAGGCCACCGACGTTCTGGTGCAGCCGAACATGGCGCCCTTCGGGGTGACCGATTTCGGCCGCGGCGAGGAACTGATCGAAGCCGGCTACCAGGCTGCAAAGGCGTTGCAGCCACGCCTGACACCGCTGGTGCGACGCAGTGGCGGCAACCCGGCCCTTACGCTGGCGCGCAGTGCCGAGCGGCGCACCCCGGTGATCAACGCGATCCAGGTGGATAACGATTCCAAGGTCGGCGACGAGGTGATCCGCAACTACATCCGCCAGCCCCTCGGCGAGCCTCTGGACATGGCCGGGCTGCAGCGTGACATGGGCACGCTGTACGGTCTCGATTACTTCGAGCGGGTGCAGTACCGGGTGGTCAGCCACGAGGGAGAAAACACCCTGGTGATCGATGCGCGGGAGAAACGCACTGGCACCGATTACCTGCGCCTGGGCCTGAATCTCTCCGACGACTTCAATGGCGACAGCGTCTTCAATCTGGGCGCCAGCTTCCGCAAGAACGGCATCAACCGGCTGGGTGCCGAATGGCTGACCCGGGTGCAACTGGGCGATCGCCAGGAGCTTTACAGCGAGTTCTACCAACCGCTGGACGTCGGTTCGCGCTGGTTCGTGGCGCCCAACCTGTATGCCGAAGCGTGGAACGTCGACGCCGTGCTCGACAATGACCCGATCGCCGAATACCGGGTGCAACGCTACGGCTACGGGCTCAATGTGGGCCGGCAGATCGCCAACAACGGCGAGATCCGTTTCGGTATCGGCCAGGCCTGGGGGGAAGCGGAGGTACGTATCGGCGAGCGCGATCAGCCGGAGTTCAGCTTCACCGAGGGCTACTACGAAATGCAGTACTCCTTCGACACCCTCGACAACGTCGACTTCCCCCACGACGGCGAAGAGATCGGCCTGCACCTGCGCCAGTACGATGCCAGCCTCGGTGCCGACGACCGCTATCGGCAATGGGAGTTGAAACTGGACAAGGCCTTCAGCCAGGGGCCACATAGCCTGCTGCTTGGTGGCCGCTACGGGCGCACGCTGGACGACGCCGAGGTGGTCACCTCGAGCTTTCAGCTGGGCGGCGCCCAGCAGTTGTCCGGTTTCCGTCAGGATGCCCTGGCGGGGCAGAACATCAGCCTGGCACGGGCGGTGTACTACCGGCGCATGACGCCGCGCTCGTTCCTGCCGCTGGACTTCCCGATCTACCTCGGTGCCTCCCTGGAGCGCGGCCGGGTGTGGAACAACGACAATGCCTTCGACAGCGGCTACATCAATGCGGCAAGCGTTTTCCTCGGCTACGAAACGCCGCTGGGGCCGCTCAACTTCAGCTACGGGCTGAATGACCAGAACGAAAAGGCGCTGTACCTGAATCTGGGCAGCAGCTTCTGA
- the zwf gene encoding glucose-6-phosphate dehydrogenase: protein MLSNSCDMLVFGGTGDLALHKLLPALYYLHRDGRLHRDTRILALARSNHARAAYQALAERHCRVQVARADFDEQTWQAFAERLDYFVMDASQSADFGRLAKYLGNDRERVRVYYLATAPNLFEDIASHLKVAGLAGPRARIVLEKPIGHSLQSALEINTGIGAVFDEPQVFRIDHYLGKETVQNLMALRFANALFEPVWRAGHIDHVQISVCETLGVENRGAYYDQAGAMRDMVQNHLLQLLCLVAMEAPVRFDAESVRNEKVKILEALKPITGLDVRDKTVRGQYAAGRIGGQEVPAYYFEKNVDNDSDTETFVAVQAEINNWRWAGVPFYLRTGKRLARKTSEILIQFKPVPHQLFGNGEANQLLIRLQPEERISLQLMAKNPGKGMHLKPVELDLNLADAFNKQRRWDAYERLLLDVIEGDSTLFMRRDEVEAAWQWIDPIIKGWNQHYQSPRPYPAGSNGPEQLQHLLERHGREWIE, encoded by the coding sequence ATGCTGAGCAATTCCTGTGACATGCTGGTTTTCGGCGGCACTGGCGATCTGGCCCTGCACAAACTGCTGCCTGCGCTTTATTACCTGCATCGCGACGGTCGCCTGCATCGCGACACCCGTATTCTCGCCCTGGCCCGCAGCAATCACGCGCGCGCGGCCTACCAGGCCCTCGCCGAGCGCCACTGCCGCGTACAGGTGGCACGCGCCGACTTCGATGAGCAAACCTGGCAAGCGTTCGCCGAGCGTCTCGACTACTTCGTCATGGACGCCTCGCAAAGCGCCGACTTCGGCCGCCTGGCCAAGTACCTGGGCAATGATCGGGAACGGGTGAGGGTCTACTACCTGGCCACCGCGCCCAATCTGTTCGAAGACATCGCCTCGCACCTCAAGGTTGCAGGCCTGGCCGGCCCCCGCGCACGCATCGTGCTGGAAAAGCCCATCGGCCATTCACTGCAATCGGCCCTGGAGATCAACACGGGAATCGGGGCGGTTTTCGACGAACCCCAGGTGTTTCGCATCGACCACTACCTGGGCAAGGAAACCGTGCAGAACCTGATGGCGCTGCGCTTCGCCAACGCCCTGTTCGAGCCCGTGTGGCGCGCCGGGCACATCGACCACGTGCAGATCAGCGTCTGCGAGACCCTGGGCGTGGAAAACCGCGGCGCCTATTACGACCAGGCCGGGGCGATGCGCGACATGGTGCAGAACCATCTGCTGCAGCTGCTTTGCCTGGTGGCCATGGAAGCCCCGGTGCGCTTCGACGCCGAGTCGGTGCGCAACGAGAAGGTGAAGATTCTCGAAGCATTGAAGCCCATCACCGGCCTCGACGTGCGCGACAAGACCGTACGCGGCCAGTACGCCGCCGGCAGGATCGGCGGCCAGGAAGTGCCTGCCTATTACTTCGAGAAGAACGTCGACAACGACAGCGACACCGAAACCTTCGTCGCCGTGCAGGCCGAGATCAACAACTGGCGCTGGGCAGGCGTGCCCTTCTACCTGCGCACCGGCAAGCGGCTGGCGCGCAAGACGTCGGAAATCCTCATCCAGTTCAAGCCGGTCCCCCACCAGTTGTTCGGTAATGGCGAAGCCAACCAGTTGCTGATCCGCCTGCAGCCCGAGGAACGCATCAGCCTGCAGCTGATGGCCAAGAACCCCGGCAAGGGCATGCACCTGAAACCGGTCGAGCTGGACCTCAACCTGGCCGATGCCTTCAACAAACAACGACGCTGGGATGCGTACGAGCGCCTGTTGCTGGATGTCATCGAAGGTGATTCGACGCTGTTCATGCGCCGTGACGAAGTGGAAGCCGCCTGGCAATGGATCGATCCGATCATCAAGGGCTGGAATCAGCATTATCAGAGCCCACGCCCTTATCCTGCCGGCAGTAACGGGCCAGAACAATTGCAGCACTTGCTGGAGCGGCATGGCCGCGAATGGATCGAATGA
- a CDS encoding PA3496 family putative envelope integrity protein — protein sequence MARHVDEAQQHEQSVVKARRKLLDEQRMRYRRAIEAYGENRRLQSEIASFHDPFSGESHRLH from the coding sequence ATGGCTCGCCATGTGGATGAAGCGCAACAGCATGAACAGAGTGTGGTGAAAGCCCGGCGCAAGCTGCTCGACGAGCAGCGCATGCGCTACCGCCGCGCCATCGAGGCGTATGGCGAGAACCGTCGGCTGCAGTCCGAGATCGCCAGTTTCCACGACCCGTTCTCCGGTGAATCGCACCGCTTGCACTGA